The following are from one region of the Pelagibius sp. CAU 1746 genome:
- a CDS encoding EI24 domain-containing protein has product MFKSLSRAFSQSFDPAFRRVFNRSLLYSAVTFVVVWLASWFALDWAGEWLVAWLRDWTGEGFWVDTLQWLVDIAAIGAIAVASFFLFPAVMVSIMAMLLDDIAQAVERRYYPELPPAREQPLAEALLGNVIFVLITLILNLLVLPLYLILIWIPPLNLLLFYLLNGYLLGREYFEMVAARRLDLAATKRLRRDNRGRVILAGAAITFLLTIPLVNLITPIIATAFMLHTFEDLRRRTV; this is encoded by the coding sequence ATGTTCAAATCCCTCTCCCGCGCCTTCAGCCAATCCTTCGATCCGGCCTTCCGGCGGGTCTTCAACCGTTCGCTGCTGTATTCGGCCGTCACCTTCGTGGTGGTCTGGCTGGCCTCCTGGTTCGCCCTGGACTGGGCCGGGGAATGGCTGGTCGCCTGGCTGCGCGACTGGACCGGAGAGGGCTTTTGGGTCGACACCCTGCAGTGGCTGGTCGACATCGCCGCCATCGGCGCCATCGCCGTCGCCTCTTTCTTCCTGTTTCCCGCGGTCATGGTCTCGATCATGGCGATGCTGCTGGACGACATCGCCCAGGCCGTGGAGCGCCGCTACTACCCGGAGCTGCCGCCGGCGCGCGAACAGCCGCTCGCCGAAGCGCTGCTCGGCAACGTCATATTCGTTCTGATAACGTTAATACTTAATTTACTCGTGCTGCCGCTTTACTTGATCCTGATATGGATTCCGCCGCTCAACCTGCTGCTGTTCTACCTGCTGAACGGCTATCTGCTGGGGCGGGAGTACTTCGAGATGGTGGCCGCCCGGCGTCTCGACCTGGCGGCGACCAAGCGGCTGCGGCGCGACAACCGGGGCCGCGTGATCCTGGCGGGGGCGGCCATCACCTTTCTGCTGACCATCCCCCTGGTCAACCTGATCACGCCGATCATCGCCACCGCCTTCATGCTGCACACCTTCGAGGATCTGCGGCGCCGGACCGTCTAG
- a CDS encoding DUF2244 domain-containing protein, with protein MTAICRPAPVEAPCGPSRAPGDNPPPEARDKTLFDAELRPHRSLSPRGFLLLMAGVCAISFTGGLAFWLAGAWPVIGFLGADVLLIYLAFKASYRSGRMVETLQLTPRTLTVRRTWPGGRSRCWEFQPYWLQVDLADPPRHDSPLVLRSHGQSLAIGSFLTKEERAEVAEALRAALVRARAACRPA; from the coding sequence ATGACCGCCATCTGCCGACCCGCACCCGTCGAAGCGCCCTGCGGCCCCTCCCGCGCCCCGGGCGACAACCCGCCGCCCGAGGCCCGGGACAAGACCCTCTTCGACGCCGAACTGCGCCCGCACCGCAGCCTCTCGCCGCGCGGTTTTCTGCTGCTCATGGCCGGCGTCTGCGCCATCAGCTTCACCGGCGGCCTGGCTTTCTGGCTGGCCGGGGCCTGGCCGGTGATCGGCTTCCTGGGCGCCGACGTGCTGCTGATCTACCTGGCCTTCAAGGCCAGCTACCGCAGCGGCCGGATGGTCGAGACCTTGCAGCTGACGCCCCGGACATTGACCGTGCGGCGCACCTGGCCCGGCGGCCGCAGCCGCTGCTGGGAGTTCCAACCCTACTGGCTGCAGGTCGATCTGGCCGACCCGCCGCGCCACGACAGCCCACTGGTGCTGCGCTCCCACGGGCAGAGTCTTGCCATCGGCAGCTTCCTGACCAAGGAGGAGCGCGCCGAGGTGGCCGAGGCCCTGCGCGCGGCGCTGGTGCGCGCCCGCGCCGCCTGCCGGCCCGCCTGA
- the dapB gene encoding 4-hydroxy-tetrahydrodipicolinate reductase: MTPPFRVAVVGCAGRMGRMNLTTIHATEGCVIAGGSDQPGSPAVGADIGSLIGVDPLGVTVTDDPVELFARADAVIDFTTPEATRRHAGLAAQAEVVYVVGTTGLTPEDQAVIDQAAIQTVVVQSANMSLGVNLLQILTEQVAKALDADYDIEIVEMHHRHKVDSPSGTALMLGQAAAAGRGVNLDDVACKARDGQVGARPRGEIGFATLRGGDVPGEHSVIFAAEGERLELSHKAGSRGIFAKGALKAALWGRGRHPGLYSMRDVLGLAD; encoded by the coding sequence ATGACTCCCCCCTTCCGCGTGGCCGTGGTCGGCTGCGCCGGCCGCATGGGCCGCATGAACCTGACGACCATTCACGCGACCGAGGGCTGCGTCATTGCCGGCGGCAGCGACCAGCCGGGCAGCCCGGCCGTCGGCGCCGACATCGGCAGCCTGATCGGTGTCGATCCGCTGGGCGTCACCGTCACCGACGATCCGGTGGAGCTCTTCGCCCGGGCCGATGCGGTGATCGACTTCACGACGCCCGAGGCGACCCGCCGCCACGCCGGGCTGGCCGCCCAGGCCGAAGTGGTCTACGTGGTCGGCACCACCGGCCTGACGCCCGAGGACCAGGCGGTCATCGACCAGGCGGCGATCCAGACCGTGGTCGTCCAGTCCGCCAACATGAGCCTGGGGGTGAACCTGCTGCAGATCCTCACCGAGCAGGTGGCCAAGGCGCTGGACGCGGACTACGACATCGAGATCGTCGAGATGCACCACCGCCACAAGGTGGACTCGCCCTCGGGCACGGCGCTGATGCTGGGGCAGGCCGCCGCCGCCGGACGTGGCGTGAACCTGGATGATGTGGCCTGCAAGGCGCGCGACGGCCAGGTCGGCGCAAGGCCGCGCGGCGAGATCGGTTTCGCGACCCTGCGCGGCGGCGACGTGCCGGGCGAGCACTCGGTGATCTTCGCCGCCGAGGGCGAGCGCCTGGAGCTGAGCCACAAGGCCGGCAGCCGCGGGATCTTCGCCAAGGGTGCGCTGAAGGCGGCGCTCTGGGGGCGCGGCCGCCACCCGGGGCTCTATTCCATGCGGGACGTGCTGGGGCTGGCGGACTGA
- a CDS encoding polymer-forming cytoskeletal protein, with translation MFGKRKGPTSPSEPAAPNLAEAGVPPGGEETLARPQTGLSNAAAAVKSTPPGSGGAGGSGGKAPARRPEGRLPSGVEGRKLVVGREICLAGEIKTCEKLVVEGKVEADLSDSHSLEISEPGLFKGNAKVEDCEVSGTFEGELTVTGTLSITPTGRVSGKIRYAELEMARGARLSGDIDSLDGAVQVGRLDGRPAHGEGPKLAHANDPESKSRLG, from the coding sequence ATGTTTGGCAAACGCAAAGGTCCCACCTCTCCCAGCGAACCCGCCGCGCCGAATCTGGCGGAGGCGGGCGTGCCGCCGGGGGGCGAGGAGACCCTGGCGCGGCCCCAGACAGGGCTGTCCAACGCAGCCGCGGCCGTCAAGTCCACGCCCCCGGGCAGTGGCGGCGCCGGCGGCAGTGGCGGCAAGGCCCCGGCACGGCGCCCGGAAGGACGCCTGCCCAGCGGCGTCGAGGGCCGCAAGCTGGTGGTCGGCCGCGAGATCTGCCTGGCCGGCGAGATCAAGACCTGCGAGAAGCTGGTGGTCGAGGGCAAGGTGGAAGCCGATCTCAGCGACAGCCACAGCCTGGAAATCAGCGAACCCGGCCTGTTCAAGGGCAATGCCAAGGTCGAGGACTGCGAGGTCAGCGGCACCTTCGAGGGCGAACTGACCGTCACCGGCACCCTGAGCATCACCCCGACCGGGCGGGTCAGCGGCAAGATCCGCTATGCCGAACTGGAAATGGCGCGCGGCGCGCGGCTTTCCGGCGACATTGACAGCCTTGACGGCGCGGTCCAGGTTGGCCGGCTGGATGGCCGTCCGGCGCACGGCGAGGGACCCAAGCTGGCCCATGCCAACGACCCCGAGAGCAAGAGCCGCCTCGGCTGA
- a CDS encoding 2OG-Fe(II) oxygenase family protein, protein MPAPSFDSDGFAQLWPTTLLRRSLPSHDLANVELLRLVSAMEAGKTGEGKQDFTTDYRSGNILTVDNPAIGWLRDCINKTIIDYLKHAGLTYPVNWSLQGWANVNRRGDYHDPHNHPHAYLSGTYYVAMPPAGEALPDNRPDLRPGAITFYDPRGLANMTAIRDDAQIEAEFTHRPQAGDLLLWPAFLLHFVHPNLSDEKRVSISFNATLKWSDDYLPRQG, encoded by the coding sequence ATGCCCGCGCCGAGTTTCGATTCCGACGGCTTCGCCCAGCTCTGGCCGACGACCCTGCTGCGCCGCAGCCTGCCGAGCCACGACCTGGCCAACGTCGAGCTGCTGCGCCTGGTGAGCGCGATGGAGGCCGGGAAGACCGGCGAGGGAAAGCAGGACTTCACCACCGATTACCGCTCCGGCAACATCCTGACCGTCGACAACCCGGCCATCGGCTGGCTGCGCGACTGCATCAATAAGACCATCATCGACTATCTGAAGCACGCGGGGCTGACCTACCCGGTGAACTGGAGCCTGCAGGGCTGGGCCAACGTGAACCGGCGCGGCGACTACCACGACCCGCACAATCACCCCCACGCCTATCTGAGCGGCACCTACTACGTGGCAATGCCGCCGGCCGGGGAGGCGCTGCCGGACAACCGGCCGGACCTGCGCCCCGGCGCCATCACCTTCTACGACCCGCGCGGCCTGGCCAACATGACGGCGATCCGCGACGATGCGCAGATCGAGGCCGAGTTCACCCACCGCCCGCAGGCCGGCGACCTGCTGCTATGGCCGGCCTTTCTGCTGCACTTCGTCCACCCCAACCTGTCCGACGAAAAGCGGGTGAGCATCTCTTTCAACGCGACGCTCAAGTGGTCGGACGACTACCTGCCGCGGCAGGGCTGA